ATATTGAAATAAAAATTAAAAAAAACTCATCTAATCCGTATTTTTCATAGGTTTGAGTAAATAAGTATATGTTTTCAAATAAATCTAGTTTGATTAAGAGAGGAGAAATTGTCAGAATCAATAAAATAAGAATTATTTCATCAGAATATTTTTTTATCATATATTATATTATCTCCATATTATAGTTGTTTTAATTATATTAATAGACATATTAACAAAAAAAAAATAATTATTTGATAAAAAGTAAAAAAAAATAATTATTTGTCTGAATTCTCTTTTTCTGTAATTAGTGCCAAATTGTTTAAATCATATTTTTGTAATAAGTCCAAAACTTTTACTACTCTTTTGTATTCTACTTTTTCATCAATTCTAACTATTAGTGGTTTTGTTTTATCTTTTATTTGTTTAAGATTGTCTTCTAGGGATTTAAAGGATACTTCTATTCCTTTAATAGCAAGTTTTGTAGGTGAAAGTTCAATAAATATTTCATCTTTTGAAACTTCTGTCTCTTTTGCATTTGATGCTGGTAAATTTAAAACTAAAGCTAACTGTTCTTTTTTAAATACAGACGTTACTATAAAAAATATAAGTAAAATAAACACCACATCAATGATAGGTGTTAAATCCATACCTAAAGATTCTCTTCTTTTCATGATTTAACAATCTCTTTTTTTGCTTTTAGTTCTATTGCATCTATTTGTGAGATAAAGTGATTATAAGCAATATGGTGTGGAATTGCAACAATAAGCCCAGCAATTGTAGTAATTAAGGCAATAGAGATACCATTAGAAAAAATACTTGGATCTCCAAGTCCATTTTTTGTGATTGCTTCAAAAGATTTAAAAACTCCATAAACTGTACCTAAAAGACCTAGTAGTGGAGCAATTGAAGCAATATTTTTTATGTATGTTAAACCAGTTTCTAATTTTTTTACTTCATACTCTATTTGGGCATATATTGTAAGTGCATTTTCTGTATTTACTTTGTTTCTTATATTTTTAACCATAGCATTTTTTCTTGGAAGTGTTAAAAATTTCCAAATAATAATAGTAAATCCTATGATATTCAAAAAAATAAGAATATAAACAATAATTCCACCCTTATCAACATACTGCATTAAATCCATTAGTTACTCCCAAATTTTTTAGTTATTTTAGTATAATAAGTTTAATGGAATATATAAACTCAAGAATTGATTCAATAAATTTTGAAAATCATCAAGTTTTTATTAAAAGAGATGATTTATTAAGTAAAGAGTTCTCAGGTAATAAAGCAAGAAAATTTTACTATTTTTTAAATAATGACTTTAAAGATATTAAAAAAATTATCTCTTTTGGTTCACCCCAAGCAAACTCTTTGTACTCCTTATCTGTTTTATCAAAAATAAAAAATGTAAAACTAGATTTTTATGTTTCTCATATAGCTTCTTTTTTAAAAGAGAATCCTCAAGGAAATTATAAAGAGGCATTAAAAAATGGTGCAAATATAATAGAAATACAAAAAGATGATTTGACAAGTCAAGAGTATGTAGAAAAAAAGATTATAAAAGACGAAAAAGATTTTGTGTATATAGAAGAGGGTGGAAGAGTAAAAGAGGCTGAGTATGGAATAAAGATATTAGCCCATGAGATAAATACTTGGATAAAAGAGAACAGAAAAGAAAATTTAAAAGTGTATTTGCCAAGTGGTACGGGAACAACAGCACTTTTTTTACAAAAACATTTAGAGGTAGAAGTATTAACTTCTCCTTGTGTAGGGGATGAAAACTATCTTAAAAAGCAGTTCTTACAATTAAACAGTGATGAAACCAAACATCCTACAATAATAAAAACTAAAAAGAAATATCACTTTGGAAAGCTTTATAAAGAGTTTTATGAGATTCACTTAGAACTCTTAAGTCAAACAAATATTGAGTTTGATTTACTTTATGATAGTTTAGGGTGGCTTACTTTGATAGCATCAAAATATTTTCAAGAAAATGAAATCTTGTACATACATCAAGGTGGAATTTTAGGTAATGAAAGTATGATAAATAGATATAAAAACAAATATCTTTAAGTATAAATCTACTAAAATTACAAGCGATGAAAATAAATAAATTACTACTAATATTATTATTATTTTATTCTACTCTTTTTTCTAAAGAATTAGAAAAGATATCTCTTCAGTTAAATTGGAAATATCAATTTGAATTTGCAGGTTTTATAACAGCATATGAAAAAGGATATTACAAAGATATTGGACTTGATGTAGATATAAGAGAATTTACAAAAGATACAAATGTAATCGATGATGTAACAAACAAAAAGGCTGATTTTGGTATTTTTGATTTATCATTATTTGAATATTATAATGATAAAAAACCTCTAATGCTTTTAGCAAATTATATGAAAAGATCTGGTTTAGTATTTGTGACAAAACAAGATATTATTACTCCATATGATTTTAAAAATAAAGTTATAATGGCAAGTAAAAATGAATTAGAAAAATCTATTTTGTCAGAATTACTTAAAAAGTTTTCAATTAAAAAAAGTGATTTTAAAAAGATTGAACCACACCATTTTTCTTCAGAAGACTTTATAAATGGCAAAGTAGATATTATAACTG
This portion of the Arcobacter nitrofigilis DSM 7299 genome encodes:
- a CDS encoding ExbD/TolR family protein translates to MKRRESLGMDLTPIIDVVFILLIFFIVTSVFKKEQLALVLNLPASNAKETEVSKDEIFIELSPTKLAIKGIEVSFKSLEDNLKQIKDKTKPLIVRIDEKVEYKRVVKVLDLLQKYDLNNLALITEKENSDK
- a CDS encoding MotA/TolQ/ExbB proton channel family protein gives rise to the protein MDLMQYVDKGGIIVYILIFLNIIGFTIIIWKFLTLPRKNAMVKNIRNKVNTENALTIYAQIEYEVKKLETGLTYIKNIASIAPLLGLLGTVYGVFKSFEAITKNGLGDPSIFSNGISIALITTIAGLIVAIPHHIAYNHFISQIDAIELKAKKEIVKS
- a CDS encoding 1-aminocyclopropane-1-carboxylate deaminase, with amino-acid sequence MEYINSRIDSINFENHQVFIKRDDLLSKEFSGNKARKFYYFLNNDFKDIKKIISFGSPQANSLYSLSVLSKIKNVKLDFYVSHIASFLKENPQGNYKEALKNGANIIEIQKDDLTSQEYVEKKIIKDEKDFVYIEEGGRVKEAEYGIKILAHEINTWIKENRKENLKVYLPSGTGTTALFLQKHLEVEVLTSPCVGDENYLKKQFLQLNSDETKHPTIIKTKKKYHFGKLYKEFYEIHLELLSQTNIEFDLLYDSLGWLTLIASKYFQENEILYIHQGGILGNESMINRYKNKYL